One window of Papaver somniferum cultivar HN1 chromosome 9, ASM357369v1, whole genome shotgun sequence genomic DNA carries:
- the LOC113310911 gene encoding uncharacterized protein LOC113310911: MYKFALKFVLDVHEIGINSLQLKSAQICTRDERDVYEIGINSLQAPLDALATSAATYQCMRLDKENQFCLFSPNGSLFEDKKYIHKRKPQMSFSVSTVSSSILTSSSNFLNCRFNNPSSPLVLRFVCRSQNVTKNELSFVLHDALDASGNNTIHAREARENFCAEISGFTEIERQTSICINKRVDLARTALYIAAEDDSLVSHSSVPLPIDSFIQRLDDLSMGFGRTYRTSVRSSPEAFLENLDKYLYGHKGFRRATLSNVADSRALYLNSVLTHRSGSAAMLALIYSEILKMLRLSNLLSFDAEIYFPRDLDGLPRGFDKRKGKTSDLPHILTSQALLVEILRNLKHAFWPFQYDPTMTLFLRAARAAKCTDESDIGEESGFERASAKAAQHRLERGVWTSVRLGDMRRALSACERLILLEHNVDEFRDYSILLYHCGFYEESMNYLKLYQSSRVTYSISEESSLRKETSDALRDSESIAVEKLMTRLNLILMDEGWTKPSARKSSLGNFSEPW; encoded by the exons ATGTACAAGTTTGCACTCAAATTCGTGTTAGATGTACATGAAATTGGTATTAATTCGTTGCAGTTAAAGAGTGCACAAATTTGCACTCGAGACGAGAGAgatgtatacgaaattggtattAATTCGTTGCAGGCACCTCTCGACGCACTGGCTACATCTGCCGCTACCTATCAGTGCATGCGACTCGATAAAGAAAACCAGTTCTGTCTTTTCTCTCCAAACGGATCACTTTTCGAAGACAAGAAGtatattcacaaaagaaaaccccAAATGAGCTTTTCGGTATCAACAGTTTCATCATCAATTCTCACAtcatcatcaaatttcttaaattgCAGATTCAACAATCCTTCTTCTCCTCTAGTTCTTCGTTTCGTTTGTCGAAGCCAAAATGTAACAAAGAATGAACTTTCCTTCGTTCTTCATGATGCCCTAGATGCTTCTGGTAATAATACAATCCATGCAAGA gaAGCAAGGGAGAATTTTTGTGCAGAGATTTCGGGGTTTACAGAAATTGAGAGACAAACAAGTATATGTATCAATAAAAGAGTTGATTTGGCGAGAACGGCTTTATATATTGCTGCAGAAGATGATTCATTAGTTTCACACTCATCAGTTCCTCTTCCTATTGATTCTTTCATCCAGCGTCTTGATGATCTTTCTATGGGATTTGGTAGGACGTATAGAACCTCGGTTAGATCCTCGCCTGAGGCTTTCCTTGAGAATCTTGACAAGTACTTGTATGGTCACAAG GGTTTTCGGCGAGCCACACTAAGTAATGTGGCCGATTCACGAGCATTATATCTTAATTCA GTTTTGACGCATCGTTCAGGCTCTGCAGCCATGCTTGCACTTATTTACTCAGAGATATTAAAGATGCTGCGTCTATCAAACCTTCTGAGTTTTGATGCTGAGATCTACTTTCCTCGGGATCTAGATGGTCTTCCTAGAGGGTTCGATAAACGAAAAGGCAAAACTTCCGATCTACCACATATACTGACATCGCAGGCTCTCCTTGTGGAG ATTTTGAGAAATCTGAAACATGCTTTCTGGCCGTTCCAATATGATCCTACCATGACCTTATTCTTAAGAGCAGCTCGTGCTGCAAAGTGCACTGATGAATCAGACATTGGAGAAGAAAG TGGATTTGAGCGTGCATCTGCAAAGGCTGCTCAACATAGGCTAGAACGTGGAGTTTGGACTAGTGTTCGTTTGGGGGATATGCGGCGTGCATTATCTG CTTGTGAACGTCTTATCCTCTTAGAACATAATGTAGACGAATTCAGAGATTACAGCATTCTTCTTTACCACTGTGGGTTTTACGAAGAATCTATGAATTACCTAAAACTCTACCAATCGTCGAGAGTAACTTATTCAATATCAGAGGAATCTTCCTTGCGAAAAGAAACGTCGGATGCACTCAGAGACTCGGAGAGTATTGCTGTTGAAAAATTGATGACTCGCTTGAACCTCATTTTGATGGATGAAGGATGGACTAAACCTTCAGCCCGGAAAAGTTCTCTTGGGAACTTCTCGGAACCATGGTAG